One Spiroplasma endosymbiont of Cantharis nigra DNA segment encodes these proteins:
- a CDS encoding DnaJ domain-containing protein, producing the protein MDDLFRLLWRIINFIFIVLLIDMLFSKKRRRGGPNQNNRNNKQSRYFDDETREQGFDQSQSHTDFYQGESLINQAYQALGLQKGTPLKDVKKRYIELAKKYHPDKNPGNLEAQAEMTKINNAYDIIVEDFNKKKA; encoded by the coding sequence ATGGATGATTTATTTAGATTACTTTGAAGAATAATTAATTTTATTTTTATTGTACTACTTATTGATATGTTATTTAGCAAAAAAAGACGAAGGGGCGGACCAAATCAAAATAATAGAAATAATAAGCAAAGTCGTTATTTTGATGATGAAACAAGGGAACAAGGCTTTGATCAATCACAATCCCATACTGATTTTTATCAGGGGGAATCTTTAATTAATCAGGCTTATCAAGCATTGGGTTTACAAAAAGGTACTCCATTAAAAGACGTTAAAAAAAGATATATTGAATTAGCCAAAAAGTATCATCCAGATAAAAATCCAGGCAATTTAGAAGCGCAAGCTGAAATGACAAAAATTAATAATGCATATGATATTATCGTGGAAGATTTTAATAAGAAAAAAGCATAA
- the tyrS gene encoding tyrosine--tRNA ligase — protein sequence MQSILKELESRDLLKQYTNEEKIIKAQKEGAGLYCGFDPTADSLHVGHLIQIINLKRFKEFGFSPIAILGGGTGMIGDPSFKSEERNLLTLKQVEKNVNSIKKQLNFLIPDIKIVNNNDWLGKMSLIDFLREIGKDFNLAYLLAKENISSRIEKGLSITEFSYTMLQGYDFYKLYQDHNCWMQIGGSDQWGNITSGIDYIASKIGREHSKACGITMNLLTKKDGVKFGKTESGAIWLDKAKTSEYEFYQFFINQDDEDCEKLFKFLTTVSLQEIEKVKMEHSKEPFKRLMQKKLAQEITTFVHGIDGLKKAEKITQALFSGNIFDLEKEELLSIINSMEKVQVNNNKTMAEFLVESKIATSKREARELLNEGAIWINNNNKFDENTIVNKKMATIDNFIIVKKGKKKYIVIEIL from the coding sequence ATGCAAAGTATTTTAAAAGAATTAGAATCAAGGGACTTATTGAAACAATACACAAATGAGGAAAAGATAATTAAAGCTCAAAAAGAAGGGGCTGGCTTATATTGTGGTTTTGACCCTACAGCTGATTCACTTCATGTAGGTCATTTAATTCAAATTATTAATTTAAAAAGATTTAAAGAGTTTGGCTTTAGTCCAATTGCAATCCTTGGTGGGGGAACTGGTATGATTGGAGATCCAAGTTTTAAAAGTGAAGAAAGAAATTTATTAACTTTAAAACAAGTAGAAAAAAATGTTAATAGTATTAAAAAGCAATTAAATTTTTTAATACCAGATATTAAAATTGTAAATAATAATGATTGACTTGGAAAAATGTCTCTTATAGATTTTTTAAGAGAAATTGGTAAAGATTTCAATTTAGCTTATTTACTTGCAAAGGAAAATATCTCTTCTAGAATTGAAAAGGGATTAAGTATTACAGAATTTTCATATACAATGCTTCAGGGATATGACTTCTATAAATTATATCAAGACCATAATTGCTGAATGCAAATTGGTGGTTCAGATCAATGAGGTAATATTACAAGTGGAATAGATTACATTGCAAGTAAAATTGGTAGAGAACATTCAAAGGCTTGTGGAATAACAATGAATCTTTTAACAAAAAAAGATGGAGTAAAGTTTGGAAAAACAGAATCTGGAGCAATCTGATTAGATAAAGCAAAAACTAGTGAATATGAGTTTTATCAGTTTTTTATTAATCAAGATGATGAAGACTGTGAAAAGTTATTTAAATTTCTAACTACTGTTTCATTACAAGAAATTGAAAAAGTTAAGATGGAACACTCAAAAGAACCTTTTAAAAGATTAATGCAAAAAAAGTTAGCTCAGGAAATAACAACTTTTGTTCATGGAATAGATGGTCTAAAGAAAGCTGAAAAAATAACTCAAGCACTATTTAGTGGTAATATATTTGATTTAGAAAAAGAAGAGTTATTATCAATAATTAATTCAATGGAAAAAGTACAAGTAAATAATAATAAAACCATGGCTGAATTTTTAGTAGAATCTAAAATAGCAACTTCAAAGAGAGAGGCAAGAGAACTACTTAATGAAGGAGCTATTTGAATTAATAACAATAATAAATTTGATGAGAATACTATTGTTAATAAAAAAATGGCAACAATAGATAATTTTATTATTGTTAAAAAAGGTAAGAAAAAATATATAGTTATAGAAATTTTATAG
- the pgsA gene encoding CDP-diacylglycerol--glycerol-3-phosphate 3-phosphatidyltransferase yields the protein MNLANKITLVRILLIPLIVTLLLLTPVESIYSGVPALKLTVISIGNYSLTLTYLIAGILFIIASLTDMLDGYVARKYNMVTNFGKFFDSIADKLLTNAILIIFACFKIIPIWMCVILICRDFIIDVVRQVLANSAVVMAANQMGRIRATAEMLGLSILFFLGIQCWDGMGEYGWVNQVVIIPMYLTTLLSIISAFIYIKANKKVLFDSSMEKKNEEKPE from the coding sequence ATGAATTTAGCAAATAAAATTACATTAGTTAGAATACTTTTAATTCCCTTAATAGTTACCTTGCTACTGTTAACTCCAGTAGAGTCTATTTATAGTGGAGTGCCTGCACTAAAATTAACTGTTATTAGTATTGGAAATTATAGCCTAACATTAACATATCTAATTGCAGGAATATTATTTATTATAGCTAGTTTAACAGATATGTTGGATGGGTATGTAGCTAGAAAATATAATATGGTTACAAATTTTGGTAAGTTTTTTGACTCAATTGCAGATAAACTTTTAACTAATGCAATTTTAATTATATTTGCTTGTTTTAAAATAATTCCAATTTGGATGTGTGTTATTTTAATATGTAGAGATTTTATAATTGATGTTGTAAGACAAGTATTAGCAAATTCTGCAGTGGTAATGGCTGCAAATCAAATGGGAAGAATTAGAGCAACAGCTGAAATGTTAGGTTTATCAATTTTATTTTTCTTGGGCATTCAATGTTGAGATGGAATGGGAGAGTATGGTTGAGTAAACCAAGTTGTTATAATACCAATGTACTTAACTACACTTCTTTCAATTATTTCTGCTTTTATATATATAAAAGCAAATAAAAAGGTTTTATTTGATAGTTCAATGGAGAAAAAAAATGAAGAAAAACCAGAATAA
- a CDS encoding septation ring formation regulator EzrA → MKILWDIDQIFKNPIYISALCIFFACLITTIIILILLSIYKKILQIAAKTIDLIDDLKKSPLKYRLNRISIIFDETGSFEKELMIWRTKYEILFEKELQKIFVDFVSLLEDKKNTLPNLKNVKKFEAIYSRVTNINKNVHDIFIDIMNYLEIEFIQRDSITFQKELFRILKDEVIMTTFKDVAIDEEKLKNTIEQIDELFEDFYLKLDEGKYKESWDYLLKIDQALVFLIELLDSIPYVISTITTVIPELMISLKNKHITFGPVERKLPRNAIKYAELENQVDKLRIKINNELKKLQFKKANRTLKEVFNQIAVFKSAVENEDNLKSFFEVRTPEIRNKFDRIDQSSRYIERDFVKVEGISKQISKERSEFENAKSSFRKTKTRADLLFSQIDLGTNSGNEVILTDIKTQMLELMDQSLKDMTALERSAKIVESKSTNIDSLENQIIFVQSILNQLDVKINQYKSIKELEKFILPIQEIHAKLQKISTDKLKKISTLEDRSAVSNEVEMCNQETLFIARDLNDTIFLDYISQEIIIYLERYVGKIEGIEKIIFDCEGLFKTRQLDQLIGYSLKTLLKIKENYRR, encoded by the coding sequence ATGAAAATATTATGGGATATTGATCAAATATTTAAGAATCCAATATACATATCTGCTTTATGTATTTTTTTTGCTTGCCTTATTACAACGATAATTATCCTTATTTTACTAAGTATTTATAAAAAAATACTTCAAATTGCAGCTAAAACAATTGATTTAATTGATGATTTGAAAAAATCACCTCTAAAATATCGTTTAAATAGAATCTCAATAATATTTGACGAAACAGGTAGTTTTGAAAAGGAACTAATGATTTGAAGAACAAAGTATGAAATTTTATTTGAAAAAGAGTTACAAAAAATATTTGTTGATTTTGTTTCATTATTAGAAGATAAAAAGAATACTTTACCTAACTTAAAAAATGTTAAAAAATTTGAAGCGATATACTCAAGAGTAACAAACATTAATAAGAACGTTCATGATATTTTTATTGATATTATGAACTATCTTGAAATTGAATTTATTCAAAGAGATTCAATAACATTCCAAAAAGAGTTATTCAGAATATTAAAAGATGAGGTTATAATGACAACATTTAAAGATGTTGCAATTGATGAAGAAAAACTAAAAAATACAATTGAACAAATTGATGAACTTTTTGAGGATTTCTATTTAAAATTAGATGAAGGTAAATATAAGGAAAGTTGAGATTATTTATTAAAAATTGATCAAGCACTAGTTTTTTTAATTGAGCTTTTAGACTCAATTCCTTATGTAATTTCAACAATTACTACTGTAATCCCTGAACTAATGATAAGTTTAAAAAATAAACATATTACATTTGGACCAGTGGAAAGAAAATTACCTAGAAATGCAATTAAGTATGCTGAACTTGAAAATCAAGTTGATAAGTTAAGAATTAAAATAAATAATGAATTAAAAAAATTACAGTTCAAAAAGGCAAATAGAACTTTAAAAGAAGTTTTTAATCAAATTGCAGTTTTTAAAAGTGCAGTTGAAAATGAAGATAATTTAAAATCATTTTTTGAAGTTAGAACTCCAGAAATTAGAAACAAGTTTGATAGAATTGACCAATCATCAAGATATATTGAAAGAGATTTTGTAAAAGTTGAGGGGATATCAAAGCAAATTTCAAAAGAAAGAAGTGAGTTTGAGAATGCAAAATCATCTTTTAGAAAAACAAAAACAAGAGCAGATTTACTATTTTCTCAAATTGATTTAGGAACAAATAGTGGTAATGAAGTAATCTTAACTGATATTAAAACTCAAATGTTGGAACTTATGGATCAATCATTAAAAGATATGACTGCTTTGGAAAGATCTGCAAAAATAGTTGAAAGTAAAAGTACAAATATTGACTCATTAGAGAATCAAATAATTTTTGTTCAATCAATTTTGAATCAATTAGATGTTAAAATAAATCAATATAAATCAATTAAAGAATTAGAGAAATTTATTTTACCAATTCAAGAAATTCATGCAAAATTACAAAAAATCTCTACAGATAAATTAAAGAAAATATCAACTTTAGAAGATCGCTCAGCAGTATCAAATGAAGTTGAAATGTGTAATCAAGAAACACTTTTTATTGCAAGAGATTTAAATGATACAATTTTCTTAGACTATATTTCCCAAGAAATTATTATATATCTGGAAAGATATGTAGGAAAAATTGAAGGAATTGAAAAAATTATTTTTGATTGTGAAGGATTATTTAAAACAAGACAACTTGATCAATTAATAGGTTATTCTTTAAAAACATTATTAAAAATTAAGGAAAACTACAGAAGATAA
- the thiI gene encoding tRNA uracil 4-sulfurtransferase ThiI, whose translation MKNILIRYGELTLKGNNRNAFISKLIQNIKYKLKKYKDIIFYKKDHNSLVLEIKDENKLEEICNILQNIFGIYSLSIVEIVEKDLDLILQRCLEVASQHKGTFKVEVERKDKSFQISSQDLKTKIAVNILKNNQNISVNVHNPQLKITVIIKHNGAFIFTSRINASKGLPVGVSGKGLSLLSGGIDSPVASYLTLKRGMQVDFLHFMTPPHTSKEALDKVFQLTSKIEKYNQSNFSLYICDFSIILKELMHIKEESYRITIMRRIFIRIANKLCDLIKANAIITGESLGQVASQTIESINVINEVSKLPILRPVLTCDKEEIIEISKKIDTYDISILPFDDVCSMYVPKNPVTKPKSFIAQKQEENLLLDELIDYTLENLIKTYIWKDGELCEKEKN comes from the coding sequence ATGAAAAACATTTTAATCAGATATGGAGAATTAACGCTAAAGGGAAATAATAGAAATGCTTTTATTAGCAAATTAATTCAAAATATAAAATATAAGCTAAAAAAGTATAAAGATATTATTTTTTATAAAAAAGATCATAATAGTTTAGTATTAGAAATTAAAGATGAAAATAAGTTAGAAGAAATTTGTAATATATTACAAAATATTTTTGGTATATATTCTTTATCGATTGTAGAAATTGTTGAAAAAGATTTGGATTTAATTTTACAAAGATGTTTAGAAGTGGCAAGTCAACATAAAGGAACATTTAAAGTTGAAGTTGAAAGAAAAGATAAAAGCTTTCAAATAAGCTCACAAGATTTAAAAACAAAAATAGCAGTTAATATACTTAAAAACAATCAAAATATTAGTGTCAATGTTCATAATCCACAATTAAAAATAACAGTTATTATAAAACATAATGGTGCTTTTATATTTACTTCAAGAATAAATGCATCAAAGGGTTTACCTGTAGGGGTTAGTGGTAAAGGATTATCTCTTCTAAGTGGTGGAATTGATTCACCAGTAGCTAGTTATTTAACTTTAAAAAGAGGTATGCAAGTTGATTTCTTACATTTTATGACGCCACCTCATACTTCAAAAGAGGCACTGGATAAAGTTTTTCAATTAACAAGTAAGATAGAGAAGTATAATCAAAGTAATTTCTCACTTTATATTTGTGATTTTTCAATTATTTTAAAAGAATTAATGCATATAAAAGAAGAGTCTTACAGAATTACAATTATGAGAAGAATTTTTATTAGAATAGCAAATAAGTTATGTGATTTAATTAAAGCAAATGCAATTATAACAGGAGAGTCTTTGGGGCAAGTAGCAAGTCAAACGATTGAATCAATTAATGTTATTAATGAGGTTTCAAAGTTGCCAATTTTAAGGCCAGTATTAACATGCGATAAAGAAGAAATAATTGAAATATCAAAAAAAATTGATACATATGATATATCTATCTTACCTTTTGATGATGTATGTTCAATGTATGTTCCAAAAAATCCAGTAACAAAACCTAAATCTTTTATAGCTCAAAAACAAGAAGAAAATTTACTTTTAGATGAGCTTATTGACTATACATTAGAGAATTTAATAAAAACATATATATGAAAAGATGGTGAATTATGTGAAAAAGAAAAAAACTAA
- the rpsD gene encoding 30S ribosomal protein S4 has protein sequence MSRYTGSTFKKARRYGFSILETGKEFSKGKKRTTAPGQHGARRTKLSGYGQQMQEKQKVKFMYGLTERQFRNTYARAKKIKGITGTIFLQQLESRLDNVIYRMGLSLTRQGARQLVSHGHILVNGKKLDIPSYSVKIGDIISVKEKMQKNDKIVEALASNVSTVEFVKFDKAKLTGSLLRLPERKELNQEINEALIVEWYNRLIK, from the coding sequence ATGTCAAGATATACAGGCTCTACATTTAAAAAAGCTAGAAGATATGGATTTTCTATCTTAGAAACAGGAAAAGAGTTCTCAAAAGGGAAAAAAAGAACTACAGCACCTGGTCAACATGGAGCAAGAAGAACTAAACTATCAGGTTATGGTCAACAAATGCAAGAAAAGCAAAAAGTGAAATTTATGTATGGATTAACTGAAAGACAATTCAGAAACACTTATGCAAGAGCTAAAAAAATTAAAGGAATTACAGGTACAATTTTCTTACAACAATTAGAATCAAGATTAGATAATGTAATTTACAGAATGGGATTATCATTAACAAGACAAGGAGCAAGACAATTAGTTTCTCACGGACATATCTTAGTTAATGGAAAAAAATTGGATATTCCTTCTTACTCAGTTAAAATTGGAGATATTATTTCTGTTAAAGAAAAAATGCAAAAAAATGACAAAATTGTTGAGGCATTAGCATCAAATGTATCAACTGTTGAATTTGTAAAATTTGATAAAGCAAAATTAACTGGATCACTATTAAGATTACCAGAAAGAAAAGAATTAAACCAAGAAATTAATGAGGCATTAATTGTTGAATGATACAACCGTTTAATTAAATAA
- a CDS encoding Sua5/YciO/YrdC/YwlC family protein, which translates to MLSNKNIELAINLLNKNKIVILPTDTIYGISALYSEENEKKINSIKNSESSKKLIILFSRFSQLKKIVKIDKTFKKNSNEKLPITQIINSKFGPMAFRKVKRKDLKKIINRVGLIFSTSVNYSGNKFLTKREELELFNIQISEIFWDGELNSKPSKIVNLATNKVIRE; encoded by the coding sequence ATGTTAAGTAATAAAAATATTGAATTAGCTATAAACCTTTTAAATAAAAACAAAATAGTTATTTTACCAACAGACACCATATATGGAATTAGTGCTCTTTATAGTGAAGAAAATGAAAAAAAAATTAATTCAATTAAAAATTCAGAGTCTTCAAAAAAATTAATTATTCTATTCTCAAGATTTAGTCAGTTAAAAAAAATTGTAAAAATTGATAAAACTTTTAAAAAAAATAGTAATGAGAAGTTACCAATAACTCAAATTATTAATTCTAAATTTGGTCCGATGGCTTTTAGAAAAGTCAAAAGAAAAGATTTAAAGAAAATAATAAATAGAGTAGGTTTAATTTTTTCAACAAGTGTTAACTATTCGGGAAATAAATTTTTAACTAAGAGAGAAGAATTAGAATTATTTAATATACAAATTAGTGAGATATTTTGAGATGGTGAACTAAATTCCAAACCATCAAAAATTGTAAATCTTGCTACTAATAAAGTGATTAGAGAATAA
- a CDS encoding SDR family NAD(P)-dependent oxidoreductase, whose amino-acid sequence MKKNQNKNSYAIVTGASKGLGYAYCEELLMLGYNIIGVARDTSSLKELQDKYLELKVEAWDIDLSNIKNSYKLFEKTKNFDIEIVINNAGYGVWGFFEETDLEQELNMIDLNIKTLHIITKLYAQEFQKNNKGRIFNIGSMAAFTPAPVFSSYYASKAYVWSLGVAINTELKRAKSKVRVITLCPGPLKTDFWNRSSNQKEANYKSTIKVMKTSVYAKKSLYAGLKAKRKNYIITGRSNKFAKFLTKWAPQSVVLNSVYNYQRKRK is encoded by the coding sequence ATGAAGAAAAACCAGAATAAAAATTCATATGCTATAGTAACGGGAGCAAGTAAGGGACTTGGTTATGCATATTGTGAAGAACTACTTATGTTGGGTTATAACATTATTGGTGTGGCAAGAGATACAAGTTCTCTTAAGGAACTTCAAGATAAGTATTTGGAATTAAAAGTGGAAGCTTGAGATATAGATCTAAGTAATATTAAAAACTCTTATAAACTTTTTGAAAAAACTAAAAATTTTGACATTGAAATTGTAATTAATAATGCCGGTTATGGTGTTTGAGGTTTTTTTGAAGAAACTGATTTAGAGCAAGAACTAAATATGATAGACTTAAATATTAAAACTCTACATATAATTACTAAACTATATGCTCAAGAATTTCAAAAAAATAACAAGGGTAGAATATTTAATATAGGTTCTATGGCAGCATTTACTCCAGCTCCAGTTTTTTCAAGTTATTATGCTTCAAAGGCTTACGTTTGAAGTTTGGGAGTAGCAATTAATACGGAACTGAAAAGAGCCAAATCTAAAGTTAGAGTTATCACTTTATGTCCGGGACCTTTAAAAACTGACTTTTGAAATAGAAGTAGTAACCAAAAAGAGGCAAATTATAAGTCAACAATTAAAGTTATGAAAACAAGTGTGTATGCAAAAAAAAGTTTATATGCAGGACTAAAAGCTAAAAGAAAAAATTATATCATAACAGGTAGAAGTAATAAGTTTGCTAAATTCCTTACAAAATGAGCACCTCAATCAGTAGTATTGAACTCTGTTTATAATTATCAAAGAAAGAGAAAATAA
- a CDS encoding DUF3800 domain-containing protein: MANFIDEKLYIALDESGKLNKNDIANYFIVGGFLYSDKDLVKTKIRLIENEIKNKYNIPKNFELKGNKSDELAMVDFINRIFEEIGDLIYPIFSVVSRKELSEHFTVNEMLAYDFFVNNLVHFNSKLFSFEEKCKRIFILMDERNLKKTEYNQLENLLKTNYIEKPYTINTYYLSSKLTDVIRLADILDHVVYTFYNNPNSEKNELFQTKIKKEYLERIKNGTIYYPFKKSYFKKIHEMNKNKKTDI; encoded by the coding sequence ATGGCAAATTTCATAGATGAAAAATTATACATTGCTTTGGACGAAAGCGGAAAATTAAATAAAAATGACATAGCTAACTACTTTATTGTCGGTGGTTTTTTATATTCTGATAAAGACCTTGTTAAGACGAAAATCCGTCTAATTGAAAATGAGATTAAGAATAAATATAATATTCCAAAAAACTTTGAGTTAAAAGGAAACAAATCTGATGAGCTAGCAATGGTAGATTTTATAAATAGAATATTTGAAGAAATTGGTGATCTTATCTATCCCATTTTTTCTGTTGTTTCTAGAAAAGAACTTAGTGAACATTTTACTGTTAATGAGATGTTAGCATATGATTTTTTTGTTAACAATTTAGTACATTTTAATTCAAAATTATTCTCTTTTGAAGAAAAATGTAAAAGAATTTTTATTCTAATGGATGAAAGAAATTTAAAGAAGACTGAATATAATCAGTTAGAAAATCTTTTGAAAACTAATTATATTGAAAAACCATATACTATAAATACCTACTACCTTTCAAGTAAGCTAACTGATGTTATTAGACTAGCTGATATTCTAGATCATGTAGTTTATACTTTTTATAACAATCCCAACTCTGAAAAGAATGAGTTATTTCAAACAAAAATAAAAAAAGAATATCTTGAAAGAATCAAAAATGGAACCATTTATTATCCATTTAAAAAATCTTATTTCAAAAAAATACATGAAATGAATAAAAATAAAAAAACTGATATATAG